The Amycolatopsis coloradensis sequence GAGAACAACGACACCGCGTGGACCACCCGGTACGACAAGGACGCCGAGATCCTCATCCCGATGAAGAACATCGACGGCTGCTTCGTCGCCGAGCAGGCCACTCTCGACGAGCTTGAGGGCGAGGGCCGCGTGGTGTTCCGCTACGTCGGCGGCAACCCGAACGGCTCGCGCAACGACATCGCCGGGATCCGCAGCGAGAACGGCCGCGTGGTCGGGCTCATGCCGCACCCGGAGCACGCCATCGACGCCCTCACCGGGCCCTCCGACGACGGGCTCGGCATGTTCTACAGCGCCGTGGACGCCTTCGTCTCCGCCTGACCCAACTGACATGAAGGACTCCTTCATCGCAAAATTCGCGAGGCCCGGGAAGACCTGCTTCCAGGCGTTNGCCTGACCCAACTGACATGAAGGACTCCTTCATCGCAAAATTCGCGATGAAGGAGTCCTTCATGTCACGTCAGGAGGCGGCGGCCACCAGAGCCGCGTAAGGTCCACCTGCGGCCAGCAGCTCCGCGTGCGAACCCAGCTCGGTCACCCGGCCGCCCTCGATGACGGCGACCCGGTCCGCCGCGGCCGCGGTGTGCAGCCGGTGCGCGATCGCGATCACCGTGCGCCCTTCGAGCACCGCGCTCAAAGACCGCTCCAGCTCCCGCGCCGAACCCGTGTCCAGCAGCGACGTCGCCTCGTCCAGCACCAGCGTGTGCGGGTCGGCCAGCACCACCCGCGCCAGCGCCAGCTGCTGCGCCATCGCCGCCGGGACGGCGACCGCCCCGGCCCCGACCTTCGTGTCCAGCCCGTCCGGCAGGCTCGCCACCCACTCCGCAGCGCCGACCGAGGCCAGCGCGGCCAGCAGCCGGTCGTCGGTCCAGTCCCCGGCGGGCAGCGTGAGGTTGTCCCGCAGCGTCCCCGCGAAGACGTGCTGCTCCTGCGTCAGCAGCAGGACCTCGCCACGCAGGACGTCGTCCGGCAGCGTCGACACCTCCGCGCCGCCGATGCGCACCGAGCCCGACGTCGGCGCCGACATCCCGGCCAGCAGCCGTCCCAGGGTCGACTTGCCTGCACCGGAGGGCCCGACGATCGCCAGCCGTTCCCCGGCGGGGACTCGCAGGTCGATCCCGTGCAGCACCTCGCGGTCCGCGTTGTAGCCGAAGCGCACGTCGCGGACCTCGATGTCCTGGCCGCGCGGAGTCTCCGAGGCCGTCTCCGAAGACGGGGCGGGCCGCACGCCCAGCAGCCGCCGCAGCGAAGCCCCGGCGACCTGCATGTCCGCGAGCCAGAACAGCGCCTCGTTCAGCGGGCCGGTCATGACCTGCGAGTACAGGAGCATCGCGGTGATCGTGCCGAGCCCTTCCCAGCCGTTCGAGTAGGCGAGCAGGCCCAGCCCGAGCATCACCGGCACCGGCAGCACGTAGCTGATCTCCAGCGATGGGATCCAGCGCATCTGCAGCGCCCGGATCTTGCGCTCGCCCAGCATCGACGCGTCGAGGCCGTCGTGCCCGGTCCGGATCCGGCGGCCGGTCAGGCTCAGCGCCTCCGCCGTCCGCGCGCCCTCCGCCGTCTCGTGCGTGGTGGACTGCAGCTCGGACCACTTGTCGAGCATCCGCCGCATCACGTCGGGGATCCGCCGCTGGTACCAGATGTTCACCGGCACCAGCAGCGGCAGCGCGACCAGCAGGCCCAGCGCCAGGAACGGCGACGTGATCACCA is a genomic window containing:
- a CDS encoding ABC transporter ATP-binding protein; amino-acid sequence: MKKLPLADKKDVRRWIKETARANKREFSVMLGLFCVATAIGLAGPRLLGALVDEVVEGTTTTTITWLAVAFVVVLGAQAWFKGLARLRARVFGERILARNREEFVGNALNLPLGTVEAAGTGDLLSRATTDVSRIDHAVRFGAPEILIAAVTVVFTVVAMVITSPFLALGLLVALPLLVPVNIWYQRRIPDVMRRMLDKWSELQSTTHETAEGARTAEALSLTGRRIRTGHDGLDASMLGERKIRALQMRWIPSLEISYVLPVPVMLGLGLLAYSNGWEGLGTITAMLLYSQVMTGPLNEALFWLADMQVAGASLRRLLGVRPAPSSETASETPRGQDIEVRDVRFGYNADREVLHGIDLRVPAGERLAIVGPSGAGKSTLGRLLAGMSAPTSGSVRIGGAEVSTLPDDVLRGEVLLLTQEQHVFAGTLRDNLTLPAGDWTDDRLLAALASVGAAEWVASLPDGLDTKVGAGAVAVPAAMAQQLALARVVLADPHTLVLDEATSLLDTGSARELERSLSAVLEGRTVIAIAHRLHTAAAADRVAVIEGGRVTELGSHAELLAAGGPYAALVAAAS